In Salinisphaera sp. LB1, one genomic interval encodes:
- the glpD gene encoding glycerol-3-phosphate dehydrogenase, with protein MSTPQTYDLIVVGGGINGAGIARDAVGRGLSVLLCEADDLASHTSSASTKLIHGGLRYLEQYEFKLVAKALSEREVLLKAAPHIIWPMRFILPHQKHLRPAWMIRTGLFLYDHLGGRQTLAGSHGVKFDSHPAGAPLKPEFNKGFVYSDAWVQDARLVVLNCMDAANRGATIMTRTRCESATRSADGWQVTLKTAAGETIEAKSRGLANAAGPWAVRFLDDVATMNHHYALRLIKGSHIVVPKLFDHDYAYIFQQPDGRIVFAIPYEQDFTLIGTTDVEHEGAPGKVAIEQDEIAYLCESANRYFEQSIAPDDVVWSYSGVRPLLDDREDNASEITRDYRIQLDTDGAPLLNVFGGKLTTFRRLAEDAVDQIAPELGNQHKAWTGNGHPLPGGDESRPQHLFESLQASHPFIPLGMANRMVFNYGTRVRDIVAGAKSLDDLGEHFGAGLYAAEVDYLCEHEWARTAEDIIWRRSKLGLRLASGEVDRLTAYLRERAPA; from the coding sequence ATGAGCACTCCGCAAACGTATGACCTGATTGTGGTCGGTGGTGGCATCAATGGCGCCGGCATCGCCCGCGACGCCGTGGGTCGAGGTCTTTCGGTTCTGCTGTGCGAGGCCGACGACCTGGCGAGTCATACGTCCTCGGCTTCGACGAAGCTCATACATGGCGGGCTGCGATACCTTGAGCAGTACGAATTCAAGCTCGTGGCAAAAGCCTTGTCGGAGCGCGAAGTACTGCTCAAGGCCGCGCCGCACATCATCTGGCCGATGCGGTTCATCCTGCCGCATCAAAAGCATCTGCGCCCGGCCTGGATGATCCGTACCGGGCTGTTCCTATACGACCATCTCGGCGGCCGTCAGACCCTGGCGGGCTCGCACGGCGTGAAATTCGACAGCCACCCGGCCGGCGCGCCGCTCAAGCCCGAGTTCAACAAGGGTTTTGTCTATTCGGATGCCTGGGTCCAGGACGCACGGCTTGTCGTGCTCAACTGCATGGATGCCGCCAACCGCGGTGCCACCATCATGACGCGCACGCGCTGTGAATCGGCCACGCGCAGCGCGGATGGCTGGCAGGTAACACTCAAGACCGCCGCCGGCGAGACCATCGAGGCCAAATCACGCGGGCTCGCCAACGCCGCCGGTCCCTGGGCGGTGCGTTTCCTCGACGATGTGGCGACGATGAACCACCATTACGCGCTTCGGCTGATCAAGGGCAGTCACATCGTGGTGCCGAAGCTGTTCGACCACGACTACGCCTACATCTTCCAGCAGCCGGACGGACGCATCGTGTTCGCCATTCCCTACGAACAGGATTTCACCCTGATCGGTACCACCGACGTGGAGCACGAAGGCGCGCCCGGCAAGGTTGCCATCGAGCAAGACGAGATCGCCTATCTCTGTGAGTCGGCGAACCGCTACTTCGAGCAGTCGATCGCGCCGGACGACGTGGTCTGGAGTTATTCCGGCGTGCGCCCGCTGCTCGACGACCGCGAGGACAACGCGAGCGAAATCACCCGCGATTACCGCATCCAGCTCGATACCGACGGCGCGCCGCTGCTCAACGTCTTCGGCGGCAAGCTGACGACTTTCCGCCGCCTGGCCGAGGACGCCGTCGACCAGATCGCGCCCGAACTCGGCAACCAGCACAAGGCCTGGACCGGAAACGGCCATCCCCTGCCCGGGGGTGACGAGTCCAGGCCGCAACATCTGTTCGAATCGTTGCAGGCCAGTCATCCGTTCATCCCCCTGGGCATGGCGAATCGCATGGTGTTCAACTACGGCACGCGCGTGCGCGATATCGTCGCCGGGGCGAAAAGCCTGGATGACCTGGGCGAGCACTTCGGCGCCGGCCTGTACGCAGCGGAAGTCGATTATCTATGCGAGCACGAATGGGCGCGCACGGCCGAAGACATTATCTGGCGCCGCTCCAAGCTGGGTCTGCGGCTGGCGTCCGGCGAGGTCGACCGGCTGACGGCCTATCTGCGCGAGCGCGCCCCCGCCTGA
- a CDS encoding DeoR/GlpR family DNA-binding transcription regulator, translating into MTTPNRSASDEQTPTARQREIVDLVEQQGFVAIEALARSFDITQQTARRDVNALCEAGLLRRYHGGAGLPSTVENLAYEARQVLNLEGKRKIAELVAREIPDHASLFLTLGTTTKETARALAGHKGLRVITNNLQIAGMLSASKDAEVMVAGGTVRSIDAGVTGEMTLDFFNNFKVDYALMSISGIESDGTLFDFDYREVRLLRVIIANARRVFLLADQTKYNRHALVRAGNIVDCIDALFTDVAPPKPLADLLAEAGVSVHVAE; encoded by the coding sequence GTGACAACGCCCAATCGTTCGGCTTCGGATGAACAAACGCCGACGGCGCGCCAGCGCGAGATCGTCGATCTGGTGGAGCAGCAGGGTTTCGTCGCCATCGAGGCGCTGGCTCGCAGTTTCGATATCACGCAACAGACCGCGCGTCGCGACGTGAATGCGCTGTGCGAAGCTGGATTGTTGCGGCGTTATCACGGCGGTGCGGGTTTGCCTTCGACCGTCGAAAATCTCGCCTACGAGGCCCGCCAGGTGCTCAATCTGGAAGGCAAGCGCAAGATCGCGGAACTGGTGGCGCGCGAGATTCCCGACCACGCGTCGTTGTTTCTCACGCTGGGGACTACGACCAAGGAAACCGCGCGGGCGCTGGCCGGGCACAAGGGGCTGCGCGTGATCACCAACAATCTGCAGATCGCCGGCATGCTATCGGCCTCGAAGGATGCCGAGGTCATGGTCGCCGGGGGCACGGTGCGCTCGATCGACGCTGGCGTGACCGGCGAGATGACGCTCGATTTCTTTAACAATTTCAAGGTCGATTACGCGCTGATGAGCATCTCCGGAATCGAGTCGGACGGCACCTTGTTCGATTTCGATTATCGCGAAGTACGCCTGCTGCGCGTGATCATCGCCAACGCCCGGCGTGTGTTCCTGCTCGCCGATCAGACCAAGTACAACCGTCACGCGCTGGTGCGCGCCGGGAACATCGTGGACTGCATCGATGCGCTGTTTACCGATGTGGCGCCGCCCAAGCCGCTTGCCGACCTCCTGGCCGAAGCTGGTGTGTCGGTGCATGTTGCCGAATAG
- a CDS encoding ABC transporter ATP-binding protein has protein sequence MSLVLDNVSKVVGGETHIAPMDLELESGSLSLLLGLTLSGKTSLMRLMAGLDKPSSGRVRVDGTDVTGLSVRKRNVAMVYQQFINYPSLTVYENIASPLRIAGVSSSEIDRRVRAEAERLRIDAMLDRLPAELSGGQQQRTAMARALVRDAELVLLDEPLVNLDYKLRETLREELPKALEGRRSIVVYATTDPWEALAFGGRTAVLEQGRLLQYDYAANVYAAPATTHVASVFSDPPMNIINGEIRGDELHVGDTLRTARPAALSGLADGSYLFGVRPPHLSVNVESDTRGQRIDTTVDVTEISGSDTYVHCQVEGRAWVAVQPGVHQHELGAAIALGFHPDKLFVFNRDDKQLVHSPEAGADR, from the coding sequence ATGTCGCTAGTGCTCGACAATGTGTCCAAGGTCGTGGGCGGTGAGACCCATATCGCACCGATGGATCTCGAGCTGGAAAGCGGTTCGCTGTCGCTGTTGCTCGGTCTGACGCTTTCGGGCAAGACGTCGCTTATGCGATTGATGGCTGGCCTGGACAAACCTTCGTCCGGACGCGTTCGCGTTGATGGCACCGATGTTACCGGGCTTTCGGTTCGCAAGCGCAACGTCGCGATGGTCTATCAGCAGTTCATCAACTACCCGTCTTTGACGGTCTACGAGAACATCGCCTCGCCCCTGCGCATTGCGGGCGTTTCGAGCTCGGAGATCGATCGACGCGTGCGCGCCGAGGCCGAGCGTCTGCGCATCGACGCCATGCTCGACCGCTTGCCGGCCGAGCTGTCCGGTGGGCAGCAGCAGCGAACGGCGATGGCGCGCGCGCTGGTTCGCGATGCCGAACTCGTGCTGCTGGACGAGCCGTTGGTGAACCTGGACTACAAGCTGCGCGAGACCCTGCGCGAAGAATTGCCTAAAGCGCTCGAGGGCCGTCGTTCGATCGTCGTGTATGCCACGACCGATCCCTGGGAAGCGCTTGCCTTCGGCGGTCGTACGGCTGTTCTGGAACAGGGACGCCTGCTGCAGTACGACTACGCGGCGAATGTCTACGCGGCCCCGGCCACGACGCACGTGGCGAGTGTGTTCAGCGACCCGCCGATGAACATCATCAACGGTGAAATCCGGGGCGATGAGCTGCACGTGGGCGATACGCTTCGCACGGCGCGCCCGGCGGCGTTGTCCGGGCTGGCCGACGGTTCGTATCTGTTCGGTGTGCGCCCGCCGCATCTGAGCGTCAACGTCGAGTCCGATACCAGAGGTCAGCGCATCGATACGACCGTTGATGTCACCGAGATCAGTGGCTCGGATACCTACGTCCATTGCCAAGTGGAGGGCCGCGCCTGGGTGGCCGTGCAGCCGGGCGTGCACCAGCACGAGCTCGGCGCTGCTATCGCGTTGGGTTTCCATCCGGACAAGTTGTTCGTGTTCAACCGCGATGATAAGCAGCTGGTCCATTCACCCGAAGCCGGCGCCGACCGCTAA
- a CDS encoding ABC transporter ATP-binding protein — MALIRFDGVAHSYSGQADRPEDYALLPMNFSWDDGGAYALLGPSGCGKSTLLNICSGLLKPSEGRVFFGDQDVTDLSPERRNIAQVFQFPVLYDSMSVYDNLAFPLRNRKVERSHIDRRVREVAEMLDLGDVLKRRASGLGAELKQKISMGRGLVRDDTSAILFDEPLTVIDPQLKWRLRRQLKEVHKQFSHTMIYVTHDQIEALTFADKVVVMSDGEIVQVGTPQALFERPEHTFVGYFIGSPGMNFLPCNIDGGTAVVGSTRIPLTEAQAAAAAEHDDGDYKLGIRPEFVMRSDAADALTVSVRRQADMGEFRLITADLEGHDIKIRLPVESSEIGGDDLSIEFPHEWLCLYRNERLIGSEVAA; from the coding sequence ATGGCCTTGATTCGTTTCGACGGAGTTGCGCATAGCTATTCTGGCCAGGCTGACCGGCCCGAGGACTATGCCCTGCTTCCGATGAACTTCAGCTGGGACGACGGCGGTGCTTATGCTCTGCTCGGGCCGTCCGGCTGTGGCAAGAGTACATTGTTGAATATTTGTTCGGGGTTGCTGAAGCCCTCGGAAGGGCGGGTGTTCTTCGGCGATCAGGACGTCACCGACCTGTCGCCCGAGCGCCGTAACATCGCACAGGTGTTCCAGTTTCCGGTGTTGTACGACTCCATGAGCGTGTACGACAACCTGGCGTTTCCATTGCGCAACCGCAAGGTCGAGCGTAGCCACATCGACCGGCGTGTTCGGGAAGTCGCCGAGATGCTTGATCTCGGCGACGTGCTGAAGCGCCGCGCGAGCGGGCTGGGCGCTGAACTCAAGCAGAAGATTTCCATGGGGCGCGGCCTGGTGCGCGACGACACCTCGGCCATCCTGTTCGATGAGCCGCTGACGGTGATCGATCCGCAGCTTAAATGGCGTCTGAGGCGTCAGCTCAAGGAAGTCCACAAGCAGTTCAGCCACACCATGATCTATGTCACCCACGATCAGATCGAGGCGCTGACATTCGCCGATAAAGTGGTGGTGATGTCGGATGGCGAGATCGTTCAGGTCGGCACCCCGCAGGCGCTTTTCGAGCGTCCGGAACATACCTTCGTGGGCTACTTCATCGGTAGCCCGGGCATGAATTTTCTCCCCTGTAATATCGATGGCGGTACGGCGGTCGTCGGTTCGACCCGCATCCCGCTAACCGAGGCCCAGGCCGCGGCGGCGGCCGAACATGACGATGGCGATTACAAACTCGGAATCCGGCCTGAGTTTGTCATGCGCTCGGATGCAGCTGATGCGCTGACCGTGTCCGTGCGGCGGCAGGCCGATATGGGCGAGTTTCGGCTGATCACCGCTGATCTCGAAGGGCATGACATCAAGATCCGGCTGCCGGTGGAGTCGAGCGAGATCGGCGGCGACGATCTGTCGATCGAATTCCCGCATGAGTGGCTGTGTCTTTATCGCAACGAGCGCCTGATTGGCAGTGAGGTGGCGGCATGA
- a CDS encoding carbohydrate ABC transporter permease produces the protein MSDNRFSDNRAWFLVLPATLLVAFSSLIPFMAVVNYSLQIVFSMQNHTFVGWSTFHDALTNAQFRDAFGRQVLFTAIVLAIEVPLGIGVALTMPRSGRAVGAVLVVLALPLLVPWNVVGLIWQIFARGDIGLFGAFVNNVLHINYNYATGTFSAWFTVVLMSVWHWTSLIALLCYAGLCSIPGAFYQAARIDGASRWAVFRFIELPKLRGVLTIAILLRFVYSFKVYAEPLTVTGGGPGSSTTFMTEMLTNTAIGQFAYGKAAAYGLLYFLIILLVSYVFYIVLTRVGTGEGGQ, from the coding sequence ATGAGTGACAATCGTTTTTCCGATAACCGGGCGTGGTTCCTGGTGCTGCCGGCCACATTGCTGGTGGCGTTTTCGTCGCTGATTCCGTTCATGGCGGTGGTCAATTACAGCCTCCAGATCGTTTTCAGCATGCAAAACCACACGTTTGTCGGGTGGTCGACGTTCCACGATGCACTGACCAACGCGCAGTTCCGGGATGCCTTCGGGCGGCAGGTGCTGTTCACGGCCATCGTCCTGGCAATTGAGGTGCCGCTTGGCATCGGGGTGGCGCTTACCATGCCGCGCAGCGGGCGGGCTGTCGGTGCGGTGCTGGTGGTGCTGGCATTGCCGCTGCTGGTGCCCTGGAATGTCGTGGGTCTGATCTGGCAGATCTTCGCCCGTGGCGACATCGGCTTGTTCGGTGCGTTCGTCAACAACGTGTTGCACATCAACTACAACTACGCGACGGGCACCTTCTCCGCCTGGTTCACGGTGGTGCTGATGAGTGTATGGCACTGGACCTCGCTCATCGCGTTGCTGTGCTATGCCGGGCTGTGCTCGATTCCGGGCGCGTTTTATCAGGCCGCGCGTATCGACGGCGCCTCGCGTTGGGCCGTATTCCGCTTCATCGAGTTGCCCAAGCTTCGTGGTGTGCTGACCATCGCGATCCTGTTGCGCTTCGTCTACAGCTTCAAGGTCTATGCCGAGCCGTTGACGGTCACTGGCGGCGGCCCCGGTAGCTCAACGACCTTCATGACGGAGATGCTCACCAATACGGCGATCGGCCAGTTCGCCTACGGCAAGGCGGCTGCCTACGGGCTGCTCTACTTCCTGATCATCCTTCTGGTCAGTTATGTGTTCTATATCGTGTTGACCCGCGTGGGCACCGGCGAAGGGGGCCAATAA
- a CDS encoding carbohydrate ABC transporter permease, producing MTIRRISLTLFILFLMIPIYWLVMMSFKSNTEITTQLTFWPSHWTLSHYQDIFNSGKWTGSFLHSLSYVVINVAITLPLAIPAAYAFSRYDFIADKHLFFWFLTNLMAPPAVFLIPYFQLYHSIHLFDTVFAVALAHTLFNLPLAVWILEGFMSGVPREIDETAYLDGYSLPRFFIKIFIPLIGSGIGVAAFFCFMFSWIELLLANTLTSSNAMPFATKMSSAFTASGTDWGILAASGTLTLIPGILVIWFVRHRIASGFALGRV from the coding sequence ATGACGATCCGTCGTATCAGCCTGACGCTCTTCATCCTGTTTCTCATGATTCCGATCTATTGGTTGGTCATGATGTCGTTCAAGTCCAACACCGAGATCACGACGCAGCTGACGTTCTGGCCGAGCCATTGGACGCTCAGCCACTATCAGGATATTTTCAACAGCGGGAAATGGACGGGCTCGTTCCTGCATTCGCTGTCATACGTCGTGATCAACGTGGCGATCACGCTGCCCCTGGCGATACCGGCCGCGTACGCGTTTTCGCGCTACGATTTCATCGCTGACAAGCACTTGTTCTTCTGGTTCCTGACGAACCTGATGGCGCCGCCGGCAGTGTTCCTGATCCCGTATTTCCAGCTTTATCACAGCATCCATCTGTTCGACACGGTGTTTGCGGTGGCGCTCGCGCATACGCTGTTCAATCTGCCGCTGGCGGTCTGGATCCTGGAAGGTTTCATGTCCGGCGTGCCCCGCGAGATCGACGAGACCGCGTATCTCGACGGTTATTCATTACCGCGTTTCTTCATCAAGATCTTCATACCCTTGATTGGCTCGGGGATCGGCGTCGCGGCGTTCTTCTGCTTCATGTTCAGCTGGATTGAGCTGCTGCTGGCCAACACGCTGACTTCCAGTAATGCCATGCCGTTCGCCACCAAGATGAGCAGCGCCTTCACCGCCTCGGGCACGGACTGGGGTATTCTTGCGGCGTCCGGCACGCTCACTCTCATTCCGGGCATCCTCGTGATCTGGTTCGTGCGCCATCGTATTGCCTCCGGTTTCGCCCTGGGCCGGGTTTAG
- a CDS encoding DUF2160 domain-containing protein, translating to MQWMLWTLPTAAFFAGIVIILAIMTVWQILQPTRERRGWIIPMRTTRGDRLFIGLLASAYLSALWVALIPLTSWLLLLAVIVLMLTLMFVG from the coding sequence ATGCAATGGATGCTTTGGACCTTACCCACGGCTGCTTTTTTTGCCGGTATCGTGATCATATTGGCGATTATGACGGTCTGGCAGATCCTTCAACCGACGCGCGAGCGCCGTGGCTGGATCATTCCCATGCGCACCACGCGCGGCGACCGTCTTTTCATCGGCTTGTTGGCATCGGCCTATCTTAGTGCGCTCTGGGTGGCGCTCATCCCGCTGACCAGCTGGTTACTTTTACTCGCCGTCATCGTGCTCATGCTCACCTTGATGTTTGTGGGCTGA
- a CDS encoding ABC transporter substrate-binding protein — MTKKKTDDVTTSGTSDTEQGFDVNRRHFLRGGAAAAVGMAAVPFIGSSAQAATSSSGGISDFPPLGQIPSYKDYGKGKSGMAAAENWVTDFLQPSTLNKDEQMKEMKFLHEAAKPYSGMEINVVTEVTGTHNFEANILSKAFEQITGIKVNHDTMQEGKTVSKLETQMATGQDVYDLFINDSDFIGTHPRMDDVIPITDYITGEGKDITLPTLDVDDFIGKSFVTWPKNNKMYMIPDGQFANLYWYRKDWFERPDLKKKFKDEYGYELDVPVNWSAYEDIADFFTNKVKHLDGKRIYGHMDYGKKSPSLGWRIHDSWLSMAGMSDKGLPFGKPVDDWGIRVNEDENPVGASVERGGATNSPAAVYAITKYKEWLQKYAPPEAAGMTFSEAGPVPAQGHIAQQIFWYTAFASSMTKPGLPVVNDDGTPKWRMAPSPHGPYWEAGMKLGYQDCGSWILPKTTPPKKRAASWLYAQFCICKSVSLRKSWAALTPFRKSDIDSKPMGQAAPYLGGLVEFFRSPAHKYWTPTGTNVPAYGKMTSAWWTNIAKINSGSLTPQEGMDKVAEELDQVMHRIQIAGLEKVAPPKLNPKKSKEYWLNQPGSPKPKLANENPPGQTLPYEELLKAFNDPSSIGKKASKGES; from the coding sequence ATGACCAAAAAGAAAACAGACGACGTCACCACGTCGGGCACATCGGATACCGAACAGGGATTCGATGTGAACCGGCGTCATTTCCTGCGCGGCGGCGCGGCTGCGGCGGTCGGTATGGCCGCGGTACCGTTTATCGGTTCGTCGGCGCAGGCGGCCACGTCTTCATCGGGAGGCATCAGTGATTTCCCGCCGCTCGGCCAGATCCCAAGCTATAAGGACTATGGCAAAGGCAAATCCGGCATGGCCGCGGCCGAAAACTGGGTCACCGACTTCCTGCAACCGTCCACGTTGAACAAGGACGAGCAGATGAAGGAGATGAAGTTCCTGCACGAAGCAGCCAAACCTTATAGCGGCATGGAAATCAATGTCGTTACCGAGGTGACCGGCACGCATAACTTCGAGGCCAACATCCTGTCGAAGGCCTTTGAGCAGATCACCGGCATCAAGGTGAATCACGACACGATGCAGGAGGGCAAGACGGTCTCCAAGCTGGAGACGCAGATGGCCACGGGTCAGGATGTCTATGACCTGTTCATCAATGACTCGGATTTCATCGGTACCCATCCGCGCATGGATGACGTGATTCCGATCACGGACTACATTACCGGCGAGGGCAAGGACATCACGCTGCCGACGCTGGACGTGGATGATTTCATCGGCAAGAGCTTCGTCACCTGGCCGAAGAACAACAAGATGTACATGATCCCGGACGGCCAGTTCGCGAACCTGTACTGGTATCGCAAGGACTGGTTCGAGCGTCCGGATCTCAAGAAGAAGTTTAAGGACGAATACGGTTACGAGCTTGATGTGCCGGTGAACTGGTCGGCCTATGAGGATATCGCCGACTTCTTTACCAACAAGGTCAAGCATCTGGACGGCAAGCGTATCTACGGTCATATGGATTACGGCAAGAAATCGCCGTCGCTGGGCTGGCGTATCCATGACTCCTGGCTGTCGATGGCAGGCATGAGCGATAAGGGCCTGCCGTTCGGCAAGCCGGTCGACGACTGGGGTATTCGCGTCAACGAGGACGAGAATCCGGTTGGGGCCAGCGTCGAGCGCGGCGGCGCCACCAACAGCCCGGCTGCCGTCTATGCCATTACCAAGTACAAGGAATGGCTGCAGAAATATGCGCCGCCGGAAGCGGCTGGCATGACGTTCTCCGAAGCTGGCCCGGTGCCGGCGCAAGGGCATATTGCGCAGCAGATCTTCTGGTATACGGCGTTTGCCTCGAGCATGACCAAGCCCGGCCTGCCGGTGGTCAACGACGACGGTACGCCGAAATGGCGCATGGCGCCGTCGCCCCACGGGCCGTACTGGGAAGCCGGCATGAAGCTGGGCTATCAGGATTGCGGTTCCTGGATTCTGCCCAAGACGACGCCGCCGAAGAAACGGGCGGCCAGTTGGCTGTATGCCCAGTTCTGTATCTGCAAGTCGGTATCGCTGCGCAAGAGCTGGGCTGCGCTGACGCCGTTCCGGAAATCCGATATCGACTCGAAGCCAATGGGTCAGGCCGCGCCGTATCTGGGCGGTCTGGTCGAGTTCTTCCGGAGTCCGGCGCACAAGTACTGGACACCGACCGGGACCAACGTGCCGGCCTATGGCAAGATGACGTCGGCTTGGTGGACGAACATCGCGAAGATCAACAGCGGTTCGCTCACACCCCAGGAAGGCATGGACAAGGTGGCCGAGGAGCTGGACCAGGTCATGCACCGGATTCAGATTGCGGGCCTGGAAAAAGTGGCGCCGCCGAAGTTGAACCCGAAGAAGAGCAAGGAGTACTGGCTGAATCAGCCGGGCTCGCCGAAGCCCAAGCTTGCCAACGAGAATCCGCCTGGCCAAACGCTGCCCTATGAGGAGCTGCTCAAGGCCTTCAACGATCCCTCGTCGATTGGCAAGAAAGCCTCGAAGGGTGAGAGTTGA
- a CDS encoding TIGR02466 family protein, with protein sequence MSDSELQMQVGHFFATPVAATLLEDSEARNADLKQRIFAERDREDSIAASNLGGWHSGRPMEQWGGPRVEEILSAACQMADRLTLDRSGQSVRINWSTRAWANINEKGHGNEFHYHPGVYWSGTYYVDDGGRATDESCGGEFEIMDPRGPGVAMYAPSLVFDEGGHNTGGTNVRFTPRAGLLILFPAWLYHQVRPYLGPTQRISIAFNLSVDDSRQP encoded by the coding sequence ATGAGCGATTCGGAACTTCAGATGCAGGTCGGGCATTTCTTTGCCACGCCGGTCGCCGCGACGCTTCTCGAGGACAGCGAGGCGCGCAACGCGGATCTCAAGCAGCGTATTTTCGCTGAGCGCGATCGTGAGGACTCAATCGCGGCGTCGAATCTTGGCGGATGGCATTCCGGTCGACCGATGGAACAATGGGGCGGGCCACGGGTCGAGGAGATTCTCTCGGCCGCGTGTCAGATGGCGGATCGTCTGACCCTGGATCGTTCCGGGCAATCGGTACGGATCAACTGGTCGACGCGTGCGTGGGCCAACATTAATGAAAAGGGGCACGGCAATGAGTTTCACTATCATCCGGGCGTTTACTGGTCGGGCACCTACTATGTCGACGATGGGGGGCGCGCGACCGATGAGTCATGCGGCGGCGAGTTCGAGATCATGGATCCGCGTGGCCCGGGCGTGGCCATGTATGCGCCCTCACTCGTGTTCGACGAAGGGGGGCATAATACCGGGGGGACCAACGTGCGGTTTACGCCGCGCGCCGGTCTGCTGATTCTTTTTCCGGCCTGGCTCTATCATCAGGTGCGACCGTATCTCGGACCGACCCAGCGGATCTCGATCGCATTCAACTTGAGCGTCGACGACAGCCGTCAGCCGTGA
- a CDS encoding tetratricopeptide repeat protein: MSQPPARNSDSARQASAAQALFDTVCDLLRRGDERANALLPRLQAYPAHGPGWLQLGRTLTELGQSNAAMVAFDQALAAPEPPLAALLEKADLMIATGDAAAAARWLATFQRRGADDIRLHHKLGRAHYAAGDCEAARTALRATVDKAPDFAEAWFHLGLVEQDLNRPAAAAAAYRHALSAGPDMFEAALNLGISLQDTGDIETALDAYARAVRIKPACFNRVAQALTSAPTGQLWLDPRALRRSLARRA, encoded by the coding sequence ATGTCACAGCCCCCCGCCCGCAACAGCGACTCCGCGCGACAGGCGAGTGCCGCCCAGGCGCTGTTCGATACGGTCTGCGACCTGCTGCGGCGCGGCGATGAGCGCGCCAACGCCCTGCTGCCGCGCCTGCAGGCCTATCCCGCCCATGGCCCGGGCTGGCTGCAACTCGGGCGCACGCTCACCGAGCTGGGGCAATCGAACGCGGCCATGGTGGCATTCGATCAGGCCCTGGCGGCGCCGGAACCACCGCTGGCCGCCCTGCTCGAAAAAGCCGATCTCATGATCGCGACCGGCGACGCCGCGGCCGCGGCGCGCTGGCTGGCCACATTTCAGCGCCGCGGCGCGGACGATATCCGGCTTCACCACAAACTGGGCCGCGCCCATTACGCGGCCGGTGACTGTGAGGCCGCGCGTACCGCACTGCGGGCCACGGTAGACAAGGCGCCGGATTTTGCCGAAGCCTGGTTTCATCTCGGGTTGGTCGAGCAGGACCTGAACCGGCCAGCCGCGGCGGCTGCGGCGTATCGCCATGCGTTGTCCGCCGGACCGGACATGTTCGAAGCGGCCCTCAACCTCGGCATCAGCCTGCAGGACACCGGCGATATCGAGACCGCGCTGGATGCCTACGCCCGGGCGGTGCGCATCAAGCCCGCGTGCTTCAATCGAGTGGCGCAGGCGCTGACCTCGGCGCCGACGGGGCAATTGTGGCTCGACCCGCGCGCGCTGCGGCGTTCACTTGCCAGGCGTGCGTGA
- a CDS encoding SDR family oxidoreductase yields MASLVQTRVLVIGGSSGIGEAVARRSAESGADVTIASRSADKLAHAAESIGHGVRTAVLDTGDNGAVERFFNDNASWDHLIVSSAATARGGMRAMTLEDAYASMDSKFWGAYRAVRAARMADGGTITLVSGFLSERPSAGATLQGAINAAIEGLMRGLALELAPVRVNAVSPGMIDTPLWDDMPQTRKRELLAGAAKHLPVGRAGRAGDIANAVHYLMITGFATGSVVRVDGGGAIA; encoded by the coding sequence ATGGCGTCGCTGGTACAAACCCGGGTTCTGGTCATTGGCGGCAGTTCCGGCATTGGCGAGGCCGTGGCCCGCCGCAGCGCCGAATCGGGCGCCGATGTGACCATCGCGTCCCGCTCGGCGGACAAGCTGGCGCACGCGGCCGAAAGCATCGGTCACGGGGTGCGCACGGCCGTGCTCGATACCGGCGACAATGGTGCGGTTGAGCGTTTCTTCAACGATAATGCGAGCTGGGATCACCTGATCGTGTCGTCCGCGGCTACAGCCCGGGGCGGCATGCGCGCGATGACGCTCGAAGATGCCTACGCTTCCATGGACAGCAAGTTCTGGGGCGCCTATCGTGCGGTGCGAGCCGCCCGCATGGCCGACGGCGGCACCATTACGCTCGTCTCCGGCTTTCTGTCGGAGCGCCCGTCCGCGGGCGCCACGCTCCAGGGGGCGATCAATGCGGCCATCGAAGGCCTGATGCGCGGGTTGGCACTGGAGCTGGCCCCGGTACGTGTGAATGCGGTATCGCCGGGTATGATCGATACGCCGCTCTGGGACGATATGCCGCAAACGCGCAAACGCGAACTCCTGGCCGGCGCGGCGAAGCATCTGCCGGTGGGCCGCGCCGGCCGCGCCGGCGATATCGCCAATGCCGTGCATTATCTGATGATCACCGGCTTTGCCACCGGCTCGGTGGTTCGCGTGGACGGCGGCGGCGCCATCGCCTGA